In Dehalococcoidales bacterium, the sequence CGCGGAGCCCTTCGATATGAAACCTGATAGCTTCCCTGATGTTCTCTTCCGTCTCCTGACGGGTCGTTCCGGTAGCGATGCATCCCGGCACATCTGGAGAATACGCCGAATAGTTCCCATCTGCCTTCTCGAATATGACCAGATATCTGCTCACTTGATTATATCACGAATCTTCATGCGGTCAGGTTTTCTCCAGTCCTTCCCGACCGGTGTTGACCTGTCTTAGAAGATTGTACCACTTTATACCTGACACAGCTAACCCTGATGTGCCTGTCACCCCGGTAAAGAATATCCTGCAGCCGAAGCTTCCTCACCATACCAAACCTGCATCGGACAATGATGTACGCGCCACTGCACAACTGGCATTAGCAGACCCGGTGTGGTTTAATATACTAGGTTTCCGAGTGCCCACCTGACAGACAGTGATATGCGCATATCAAAACTCTTCGGGAAAACACAGCGAGAGATACCTGCCGAGGCTGACACTATCAGCCACCAGCTCCTGCTCAGGGCCGGAATGATAAGCCAGGTGGCTGCCGGCGTCTATTCCTACCTGCCCTTCGCCTGGCGGGCGCTGAGGAAGATAGAGGATATCATCCGCGACGAGATGAACATCGCCGGCGGGCAGGAGTTGACGCTACCCGTTCTCCAGCCCCTGGAACTATGGCAGGAGTCCGGACGAGACCAGGCGTTTGGCAAATCACTCTTTACACTGTCCGACCGCAGGGAACGGTCACTGGCCCTGGGACCAACCCACGAAGAGGTCATCACCCAACTGGTAAGCCACCACGTCCAGAGCTACCGTGACCTGCCGCTGCTCCTGTACCAGATCCAGACCAAGTTCCGTGACGAGCCCCGTCCCAGGGGCGGCCTGATAAGGGTCCGCGAGTTCACCATGAAGGACCTCTACAGCTTCGATGTTGACGAAGAGGGGCTGGAAGAAAGCTACCGGAAGATGCTCCGGGCCTACAAGAATATCTTCAACCGTTGCGGTCTACCCACCATGCTCGTCGAAGCGGATAGCGGGGCCATCGGTGGCAAGGATTCCCACGAGTTCATGCTACTCGCCGAGAGCGGCGAA encodes:
- a CDS encoding type II toxin-antitoxin system HicB family antitoxin, with translation MSRYLVIFEKADGNYSAYSPDVPGCIATGTTRQETEENIREAIRFHIEGLREDGLPFPEPLSSTEYVEV